From the genome of Thermodesulfobacteriota bacterium:
CACTCGCGCGGGCTTGGCGTGATCCTGCACGTGCCGATGGAGCCCCGGACCGATTCACCCGACCGGACGGAGCCGTTCCGCCTGCTCCTCGGCATGACCCCGGGGGAGATCCGGGACCGGCTCGGGCGGATGACCGAGGACGTCCCGCAGGCCGCAGGCGCGATCAACCACATGGGTTCGGCGTTCACCGCCGACGCTGCGGCGATGGAGGCCTTCGCCTCGGCGCTTCGGGAACGCGGAATGTTCTTCGTCGACGGGGTGACGACGTCCGGCTCGCTGGCGGCGGAGGCGTGCCGGAACGTCGGGGTCCCCGCGCTTCGGCGCGACGTCTTCCTCGACGACAGCCCCGACCCCGGGGCGATGCGGAAGGCATGGGAGAAGGCGGTCGCCATCGCGAAGGAGCGCGGCGACGCCGTCCTCGTGAGCCATTCCCGCCGGGAGACGCTGACCGCGCTGCTCTCGCTGGTCCCCGACCTCGAAAGGGAAGGCGTCCGCACGGCGAC
Proteins encoded in this window:
- a CDS encoding divergent polysaccharide deacetylase family protein; the encoded protein is MDRSRGGEKGRRRKRWGWAALVTGAFAAGLLLFAAVLYWPTGGNAPAPKTPPFAGRSPEPAPPSGEPAVPAERSPRLAIVVGDFGYEPVRDAEWLDFPGRITFAVLPFGPSSRTIASSAHSRGLGVILHVPMEPRTDSPDRTEPFRLLLGMTPGEIRDRLGRMTEDVPQAAGAINHMGSAFTADAAAMEAFASALRERGMFFVDGVTTSGSLAAEACRNVGVPALRRDVFLDDSPDPGAMRKAWEKAVAIAKERGDAVLVSHSRRETLTALLSLVPDLEREGVRTATVAELLADRSGAALPTKD